From Gracilimonas sp.:
TTGGCAATTTCTTCGGCGGAAATCACTTTATCCAGTGAGCTGATATCCAGCTTGTTTTTGCGGGAATAACTGCCGGATAAAATCTCCACTTCTTCTTCTAATGAAGGATAGGGGACATCAATCCGGAACAGAAAACGGTCGAGCTGAGCTTCCGGCAACCGGTAGGTTCCCTCATGTTCAATGGGGTTTTGTGTGGCAATTACCATAAATGGAGGCTCCATGAAATAGGTTTTACCATCCACGGTAATCTGCCGTTCTTCCATCACTTCAAATAAAGCCGCCTGTGTTTTCGCCGGCGATCGGTTGATCTCATCGATAAGCACGAGATTTGAAAAAACCGGTCCTTCCTTAAACTCAAAGTCTGTGGTTTTTGGGTTGAATACCGATGTTCCGATTACATCAGCCGGCATCAGGTCGGGGGTGAACTGAATACGGGAAAAGTCAGCACTGATGGTTTGGGCCAGCAGCTTGGTGGTCAGGGTTTTGGCCACACCGGGAACGCCTTCAATTAAAACGTGTCCGTCGGCGAGGAGGGCCGCAATCAACAAATCGACCATACGATGCTGACCTACAATGATTTTACCTATTTCCTCCCGGATACTTTTCACCAGTTTTTCCACTCCTGATAAATCAGTGCGGCTTTCAAATGGTGCTTTTTCTTCGGTTGATTGTTCGTTGTGAGTGTCTTTCTCTTCAGTGCTCATCGTTGACTCTGGTTATAGAATTGGTCAATTCGTTCGGTTAACAGTTTTAATTCTTTTTGGGTGAGGTCATCCTGACCGGAGATCTTGTCAATCAGATCAAAAAGGCCTTGTATTACGATCTCTTCAATGCCGGATCGAAGGGCGATGTCACGCTTTAGTTCATCATCAATTTCGGAAGTATCCAGCCCGAGGTTGGATCGAATATAATCAAAGAAAAACCGGATTTTCTTATCAGCAATCAGCTTGTGATCTCCTTTTTCGAGATAAAGACTTCCGATTGTTCGGGCAAATTCGATACTGGAATTTTTTGGTGGTTCGATCGTCGGTATAATTCGTTGCTTCCGCTTAGCCCTGAACACCATAAACAGCAATACGCCGCTCAAACTAATAAACCATGCCCAGCTTAGATGTTCTTCTGAAACAACGTAGCGTACCACGCTTCCGCCGGCAAGGCGGACATCCTTATAATACTCATCCCAAATGGTTTCCCGTTCCGGAAGGTAGGAAAGGGCCTTTAAGGCATAATCGGCTCCGGATTCATCCCGCACAAAATAATTGGTGAACAAGGTAGGGTTGGAATGAAGAAACAGCTCTCCTTCTCCAAACTGGATACGTATGAAATTTGGATTTCCTTCGTCATTAACTCCCAGTGAAGAAACTTTCAGCGTGGAATCTACCTTAAAGAAATAGGTTTCTGTGGTGCTTCGGTAGTAGGGGAAACCGGATTCCTCTTTGAGCCGGGGATTGGTGAAATTGACGCGGGCGGTATCTTCATCCAAAATAGAACCACCCGTCAATAACGGGTTATTCAGGTACGTGCCAATACCGAGGCTGTCTTTAAAAGCCTGTTCGAAAGTGCGTGCAGCAATAAATACGCTGGCTCCCTGTTCAACCTGTGATAACAATATGTCTGTTTCCCACCGGTCGATACCAAAGCTCTTATTGATGAAGATCCAGTTCTTTTGGGGGTTTGTGGTGTCGGCGTATTCAAAAATGGGTGATTGATTCAGGCTGATTTCATCATCCGGAAAAGCAGCCGGAAGTAAGGCATGCATCAGGTAACCGCCATAGGGAATTTTGTCTTCCGAGGAATAGCTTTCGGTCCAGTTCAGGGGTTTTGGTTGAAGAATCTGGGCCAGGACGTAGATAAATATCAGGCCGCCCAAGATGAAGTAATATGTGCGCTCTTTCTTAAACACTATGCGTGAGCCTGATTTTTAAATTGTTGGTAAACGCTCTCTACCGTTTCATATCCGGCTTGTTCAATATTGAAATCGCCGTATTCCACATATTCGTAATAGGTGGTAAGTTTATTGAAGTAGTTGCCGGCGGGGTGACTACCTAATTCCCGCAGGTAATCGTGGTTGGTTTTATCCGGTTTCCAGCTGATCAATTCATTTTCATTCAGCTGCTGAAGTGCTTTCAGGTATAAAATCCGAACGGCATCGCGGTAACGGCTTTCTGCGAGAGCAGCCTGTAGCATTTCCTCATAATTTGTTTTGGAGAGCTCTGACTCGCGAATGTTCATTGCCAGAGATTGCCCCGTTTTTTTTCTGGAGAAGGAGGAAGTAAGATTCCCACCCAGCATATGGTTTATCAGGGCAAAAAGGATGGCTCCGAAGATGGCGAAAAAGATAACCCGAACGGTGATAGACGCCCAAGGGCTGCTGAAAATCCATTGAAGTAATTGAATAAACCACCGTTGTATCCGGCTCCATAACGTCTCAGGATTTTCAGCCTCTTCGTTATAAGCAAAGACGTCTTCGTTTGTTAAACTGTCTAAGGTTGACGGTTCAACGGTTCGCACATACACTTTGCTGCTGTCCGGTTCGAAGTGTTGAACCGTAGAAGAATCCTGAGCTGTTGCTGCAGCCGGAATCAGGAACAGAAATATAAACAGCAGTCTTCGGATCAACCCAACTCCTCAATTTGCGCGCGTAATCCTTTTCCTTCTTTTCGCTCAATGAGGTTGAAATACTGCAGGGCCATCGCAATCAGCATGAGTACCGAAAACAGGGAGGCTACAACTATAAGCAGTCCGTAAAAAAGGCCCATTCCGGTTCCGATCATTGCCGAGTTATCGGCTCCAGAAGCTGCCAGAAACCCAAACAATATCGACATTGGGATAATGAGGACATAGGACATGAAAGACGTGATGATGTTCATCACCAGGTAAGTGGCAAAAGTGAACCACCAGTGGCCTTGTACTAAATCCCACGAACGGCTGATTGACTCAAAAGGGTTCCGCTGTTCGATTACAGCCACGGCCGGTGCCACAAAAAGTTTGATCCCGATATAAATGCCCGGAATGATGAAGAACATAAATCCAAAAAACACAATGATTATAATCAGGATGTAGAGGCCCAGAAGCGTAAAAAAGTTCCGGCCAAAATTGTTGAAAATATCTTCAAACCGAACATCATTTGTGTCCTGTGCAAGATTTATATGCGTTAAAGAAACCGTGAGTAACGCACCGGATGAAAAGGCAAGAAGAAGCATTCCAATCAGGAAATCTCCGCTAAAGAGGGCATCAGCTGAGGCATCGGGATTGTCCATAATAGCGGTGAAGAAGCTGGAATATCCGCTTCCCACCAATAAACCGGAAATGATGTAGAAAGGCAGAACCAGTAGTCCCAGCGCCTTACCCAGGCTTTTGTAATGCACCCGGATGTAGGTAAAAGAATCGGTTAAGATACCCCCGAGGTCGCGATATTTTTGAAGTTTGAAGTCGCTCATTGTTCCTTTTTTAGAGTGATGGGTAAATAAACAAAGTACCACAGAATGAATGCTAATGAACTCAAAATTATGAATAAGCTCAACCAGATAGGCATTTCAGTGTAGCGGGTTACAAACGATTCCAGCAATCCGGCAGCCACAAATACAGGGACTAGGCCAATAATCATTTTCAGCCCCTCACGTCCGGCTTTTATAAAGGAATGTTTACGGGAACGGGTACCGGGGAAAAGAAAGCCATTGCCGACCACGAAACCAGCTGCACCTGCAATTACAATAGCTGAAAGTTCCAGAGTTCCATGGATGAAAATGACCCGAAGAGCTTCGGCCACCAACCCGTATTTGGCAAAAAAGTGGATAAAAGCGCCTACCATCACTCCATTATTGAGCAGCACCATTCCAACTCCCAGCGAGGTAAGTAAACCACTTGCAAAGGCATAAAAAGAAACGCGGACATTGTTTACAGTGATGGCAAAAAACATATTCATTTCTTCAGCTTCTTTATAAACGGCCAGCGGGTCTCCGCGATCAATGTTGCTGATGGTCATATTCACGTAGGCATCCCCCATAATGTAGCGAACGAACGAAGGATCATTCATTGAGGATAAAACACCGATGCCAATAGCTACTGTAAATACGATAAAGCTGTAGAGTAATTCTTTCTGTTTGGTCGCAAAAAGCCCGGGCAGTTCCTGCGTCCAAAATGTAATCAGGCGGTTGGTCTCTTCTTTTTTGGAGCGATAGATTTCATCATGTACGGCCACCGAAAGCTGGTTCAGGTATTCTTCGGTTTTACTGCCGGGGTAATTTGCCTGTGCATAAGCCAGGTCGGCACTGAGCTCGATATAGAGATCGGCGAGTTTGTCGGGGTCATCCTGAGATTTATCCTTAAGCAGGCTTTCAAACTCCTTCCATTTGTCTGCATTCTTCCGTAAAAAGGCAACTTCTCTCATTCAGTAAATTCACTTTCGTTTTAACATACATGAGCCTAACTTGGCGCTCGTTTGTGTGCAAGAAGATAACAAATCAAAACCAATACGAAACCACAGAAATCCCAATAAACCAGCATTATGGTAGGTATTGAAACCTCGCAACACGTTAAACTCAGTTATGAGCCGGCCGGAGTGGGAGAGCGCATCCTGGCCTTTTTCCTGGACGCCTTTTTTATCGGGATCTACTACCTGGTGGTAATTTGGATCTGGGGGTATGTGAATGATATCGGTCCCTCCTCAACCGGAAGCTTTGAGGATTCCGTTTGGGTGCTTTACATCGTACTCGTTCTTCCGCTGATGCTCTATCACCTGGTATCAGAAGTGGTTTCCAATGGCTACAGTCTGGGAAAAAAGATTGTGGGAATCCGGGTGGTTAAAATTGACGGTACGCGTGCCAATCTTGGGGGGTATCTGGTTCGTTGGATGTTCAGGCTTGTGGAAATCTCAATGACAAGTGGCGTTCTGGCTTTTGTGGCTATTTTGCTGAATGGGAAGGGGCAACGCATCGGGGATATCTTAGGTAAGACCTGTGTGATCAAAGAACGAAAAAAAGTGAATCTCGATAACACGCTGTATTCTAAAGTGGCGGATGCTTATGAGCCCCGGTTTAAACAGGTTGCCGAACTCACCGATAACGATATTCGCATCATCCGGGAAGTGCTCGACTCCCGTTCTCATTACGACTATGACAACTGGTTCCTTATGCTCCAAAAAACCCGCAAGAAAATTGAAGACCGTTTAGGGATAGAAGATCATGGACTGAGCGGGGATGAATTTCTGCAGACTGTGATTAAAGATTACAACGCTATTCACGGAAAGGGGTGATGGAATACGGATGAAAGGAATGGAACACAGATGAGGGGATTGAGCTGATGATCGCGGAATGAGGGGGGTGTTTTCTGTTATACTTCAACCAGCGACCATCCATTACATCGGTGTTATCCGTGTTCCATGCTATGTTGGAGCAGGATAGAACACGGATGAGAGGATCGAGCAGATAATCGCGGAATGAAGGGGTGTTTTCTGTATTCTTCAAACAGTGATCATTCGTACAATCAGTATTATCAGTGTTCCATTATATGATTATAAAAGGTTAGAATTAGGATGTTGTGGGTTGGAAAAACAGGTAACCCATTTTGATATATGCCGTATATTCTTCGCTGATTAATCATTACCGTAAAAACTATTTATGCGCCATCTTTTTATCCACGCTCAATTCGGGATACTGCTTTTCAGTTTAATTCTGACAACCGGTGCTTCTGCTCAAACACCTGATACTCTGTTCTTCTCGATAGATATGACCGGACCTCTTTCTGAAGACTGGTTCGAGCCGGTTTCCGAAAAGGTTGGAATTCGTGGAGACCAGCCTCCGCTGAGCTGGGGAACAACCTATCTGGCAGCCGATCCTA
This genomic window contains:
- a CDS encoding RDD family protein gives rise to the protein MVGIETSQHVKLSYEPAGVGERILAFFLDAFFIGIYYLVVIWIWGYVNDIGPSSTGSFEDSVWVLYIVLVLPLMLYHLVSEVVSNGYSLGKKIVGIRVVKIDGTRANLGGYLVRWMFRLVEISMTSGVLAFVAILLNGKGQRIGDILGKTCVIKERKKVNLDNTLYSKVADAYEPRFKQVAELTDNDIRIIREVLDSRSHYDYDNWFLMLQKTRKKIEDRLGIEDHGLSGDEFLQTVIKDYNAIHGKG
- a CDS encoding DUF4350 domain-containing protein, which produces MFKKERTYYFILGGLIFIYVLAQILQPKPLNWTESYSSEDKIPYGGYLMHALLPAAFPDDEISLNQSPIFEYADTTNPQKNWIFINKSFGIDRWETDILLSQVEQGASVFIAARTFEQAFKDSLGIGTYLNNPLLTGGSILDEDTARVNFTNPRLKEESGFPYYRSTTETYFFKVDSTLKVSSLGVNDEGNPNFIRIQFGEGELFLHSNPTLFTNYFVRDESGADYALKALSYLPERETIWDEYYKDVRLAGGSVVRYVVSEEHLSWAWFISLSGVLLFMVFRAKRKQRIIPTIEPPKNSSIEFARTIGSLYLEKGDHKLIADKKIRFFFDYIRSNLGLDTSEIDDELKRDIALRSGIEEIVIQGLFDLIDKISGQDDLTQKELKLLTERIDQFYNQSQR
- a CDS encoding stage II sporulation protein M, whose protein sequence is MREVAFLRKNADKWKEFESLLKDKSQDDPDKLADLYIELSADLAYAQANYPGSKTEEYLNQLSVAVHDEIYRSKKEETNRLITFWTQELPGLFATKQKELLYSFIVFTVAIGIGVLSSMNDPSFVRYIMGDAYVNMTISNIDRGDPLAVYKEAEEMNMFFAITVNNVRVSFYAFASGLLTSLGVGMVLLNNGVMVGAFIHFFAKYGLVAEALRVIFIHGTLELSAIVIAGAAGFVVGNGFLFPGTRSRKHSFIKAGREGLKMIIGLVPVFVAAGLLESFVTRYTEMPIWLSLFIILSSLAFILWYFVYLPITLKKEQ
- a CDS encoding DUF4129 domain-containing protein, producing the protein MIRRLLFIFLFLIPAAATAQDSSTVQHFEPDSSKVYVRTVEPSTLDSLTNEDVFAYNEEAENPETLWSRIQRWFIQLLQWIFSSPWASITVRVIFFAIFGAILFALINHMLGGNLTSSFSRKKTGQSLAMNIRESELSKTNYEEMLQAALAESRYRDAVRILYLKALQQLNENELISWKPDKTNHDYLRELGSHPAGNYFNKLTTYYEYVEYGDFNIEQAGYETVESVYQQFKNQAHA
- a CDS encoding MoxR family ATPase, producing the protein MSTEEKDTHNEQSTEEKAPFESRTDLSGVEKLVKSIREEIGKIIVGQHRMVDLLIAALLADGHVLIEGVPGVAKTLTTKLLAQTISADFSRIQFTPDLMPADVIGTSVFNPKTTDFEFKEGPVFSNLVLIDEINRSPAKTQAALFEVMEERQITVDGKTYFMEPPFMVIATQNPIEHEGTYRLPEAQLDRFLFRIDVPYPSLEEEVEILSGSYSRKNKLDISSLDKVISAEEIAKQRNVAASVHVEPELMKYIAQIIQNTRNSSSVSIGASPRASVFVMKAAQAWAAMNGRDFITPEDVKEVINPVLRHRITLTPEKEMEGMKPDQVIQIILEKVEVPR